In Cervus elaphus chromosome 31, mCerEla1.1, whole genome shotgun sequence, one DNA window encodes the following:
- the LOC122687514 gene encoding T-cell receptor-associated transmembrane adapter 1 isoform X1, protein MAGSPECHFSVWAILAFLGLALTISLIFNIFHYVEKQRQEKICAYSDDYFPREDEYDLEDAPIYGNVDNVALEPVDENCYEQMKARPDRSVNKLQDAPPSQETEVRMCYASLDHNNEGKRRKPKKQKTHLSDKDGDGQMHAMDISLSKTTLVDSFPPESEAMEENIHDDPIRLFGLIRAQKESLHSLDYDLAQ, encoded by the exons GAAGCCCTGAATGCCACTTTTCTGTCTGGGCAATTCTAGCCTTCTTGGGCTTAGCTCTGACTATATCGCTGATCTTCAACATTTTCCACTATGTGGAAAAGCAGCGACAAG AAAAAATATGCGCATACTCCGACGACTACTTTCCCAG GGAAGATGAGTATGATCTCGAAGATGCACCAATTTATGGTAACGTAGATAATGTGGCCTtag AACCAGTGGATGAAAACTGCTACGAACAGATGAAAGCACGACCAGACAGATCTGTGAACAAACTACAAGACGCCCCCCCTTCACAG GAAACTGAAGTAAGGATGTGCTATGCCTCATTAGATCACAACAATGAGGGGAAGCGAAGAAAGcccaagaaacagaaaactcATTTGTCAGACAAGGATGGAGACGGGCAGATGCATGCAATGGATATCAGCCTTTCTAAGACCACTTTGGTGGACAGTTTCCCACCGGAAAGCGAGGCAATGGAGGAAAACATTCATGATGATCCCATCAGGCTGTTTGGATTGATCCGTGCCCAGAAAGAAAGTTTACACTCACTGGACTACGATCTGGCTCAGTGA
- the LOC122687514 gene encoding T-cell receptor-associated transmembrane adapter 1 isoform X2: MPLFCLGNSSLLGLSSDYIADLQHFPLCGKAATREDEYDLEDAPIYGNVDNVALEPVDENCYEQMKARPDRSVNKLQDAPPSQETEVRMCYASLDHNNEGKRRKPKKQKTHLSDKDGDGQMHAMDISLSKTTLVDSFPPESEAMEENIHDDPIRLFGLIRAQKESLHSLDYDLAQ, from the exons ATGCCACTTTTCTGTCTGGGCAATTCTAGCCTTCTTGGGCTTAGCTCTGACTATATCGCTGATCTTCAACATTTTCCACTATGTGGAAAAGCAGCGACAAG GGAAGATGAGTATGATCTCGAAGATGCACCAATTTATGGTAACGTAGATAATGTGGCCTtag AACCAGTGGATGAAAACTGCTACGAACAGATGAAAGCACGACCAGACAGATCTGTGAACAAACTACAAGACGCCCCCCCTTCACAG GAAACTGAAGTAAGGATGTGCTATGCCTCATTAGATCACAACAATGAGGGGAAGCGAAGAAAGcccaagaaacagaaaactcATTTGTCAGACAAGGATGGAGACGGGCAGATGCATGCAATGGATATCAGCCTTTCTAAGACCACTTTGGTGGACAGTTTCCCACCGGAAAGCGAGGCAATGGAGGAAAACATTCATGATGATCCCATCAGGCTGTTTGGATTGATCCGTGCCCAGAAAGAAAGTTTACACTCACTGGACTACGATCTGGCTCAGTGA